The following coding sequences lie in one Nocardioides sambongensis genomic window:
- the nusB gene encoding transcription antitermination factor NusB, which translates to MSARTKARKRALDLLFAADLRGETGVDGLERAIAEGNPPSNVYTAELVRGVVERQTRIDEVLREFAQGWSLERMPAVDRNVLRLGVYELLYAEDVPDAVAVSEAMGLVRELSTDESPAFVNGVLGAIQRGKDTLV; encoded by the coding sequence ATGAGCGCACGGACCAAGGCGCGCAAGCGCGCGCTCGACCTCCTCTTCGCTGCGGACCTGCGCGGCGAGACGGGGGTGGACGGGCTCGAGCGGGCGATCGCCGAGGGCAACCCGCCCAGCAACGTCTACACCGCGGAGCTGGTCCGCGGTGTGGTCGAGCGCCAGACCCGGATCGACGAGGTGCTCCGCGAGTTCGCCCAGGGCTGGTCGCTGGAGCGGATGCCGGCGGTCGACCGGAACGTGCTCCGGCTGGGCGTCTACGAGCTGCTCTACGCCGAGGACGTGCCCGACGCGGTGGCGGTGAGCGAGGCGATGGGCCTGGTCCGCGAGCTCTCCACCGACGAGTCGCCCGCCTTCGTCAACGGCGTGCTCGGCGCGATCCAGCGCGGCAAGGACACCCTGGTCTGA
- the pyrR gene encoding bifunctional pyr operon transcriptional regulator/uracil phosphoribosyltransferase PyrR → MPTQPQVHDPGRVVLDAGDIHRALTRISHEILEHNKGADDLLLLGLHTRGVPLAHRLAEKIAEVEGRGVDTGSLDVTMYRDDLRSHPTRAPHKTSLPASGIDGKTVVLVDDVLYSGRTIRAALDALSDLGRPAVVRLAVLVDRGHRELPIRADHVGKNLPTARSERVSVRLAETDGADEVRIGDQPDPPARVARRDPEVKA, encoded by the coding sequence ATGCCTACCCAGCCGCAGGTGCACGATCCCGGTCGCGTCGTTCTCGACGCCGGTGACATCCATCGGGCCCTGACCCGCATCTCGCACGAGATCCTCGAGCACAACAAGGGCGCCGACGACCTTCTGCTGCTCGGCCTGCACACCCGCGGCGTGCCGCTCGCGCACCGCCTCGCCGAGAAGATCGCCGAGGTCGAGGGGCGCGGCGTCGACACCGGCTCGCTCGACGTCACGATGTACCGCGACGACCTGCGCTCGCACCCCACCCGCGCTCCGCACAAGACGTCGCTGCCCGCCTCCGGCATCGACGGCAAGACGGTGGTGCTGGTCGACGACGTGCTCTACTCCGGCCGGACCATCCGCGCGGCGCTGGACGCGCTCTCCGACCTCGGGCGCCCCGCCGTGGTCCGCCTGGCCGTCCTGGTCGACCGTGGGCACCGCGAGCTCCCGATCCGCGCCGACCACGTCGGCAAGAACCTGCCCACCGCCCGCAGCGAGCGCGTCAGCGTCCGGCTCGCCGAGACCGACGGCGCCGACGAGGTACGGATCGGGGACCAGCCCGACCCGCCCGCACGCGTGGCACGCCGCGACCCGGAGGTGAAGGCATGA
- a CDS encoding MinD/ParA family ATP-binding protein, with product MTATDFLDRRDAELDLGPATWGWRGRARRWSGGLIRPKMGAKETSYHEDRRLIQKDFDGPRTIAFINPKGGAAKTTSVLAAGFTFGTVRGGGVVAWDNNETRGTLGIRGSRSAHRNTTRELLEDLGRFKDVYQSRIGDLGAFVRSQGDAHFDVLASDERPDVTGVIHAKDFAEVHQLLERFYRVILVDTGNNMRAENWLAAAEAADLLVVTSTVREDTGYSGLWMLDALQDAGYANLKYKTITVLSDPSDKVDPRLAQDLTQVYEQRTRGVYRVPYDPVLVAGSVVPYHQLSAETTRSWLRACAGMAAAL from the coding sequence ATGACCGCGACCGACTTCCTGGACCGGCGCGACGCCGAGCTGGACCTCGGTCCCGCCACCTGGGGCTGGCGCGGTCGCGCGCGCCGCTGGTCCGGGGGGCTGATCAGGCCGAAGATGGGCGCCAAGGAGACCTCCTACCACGAGGACCGGCGGCTCATCCAGAAGGACTTCGACGGCCCGCGCACGATCGCCTTCATCAACCCCAAGGGTGGCGCGGCCAAGACGACCAGCGTGCTCGCGGCCGGGTTCACCTTCGGCACCGTCCGGGGCGGGGGAGTCGTGGCCTGGGACAACAACGAGACCCGCGGCACCCTCGGCATCCGGGGCTCCCGCAGCGCCCATCGCAACACCACCCGCGAGCTCCTCGAGGACCTCGGCCGCTTCAAGGACGTCTACCAGTCCCGGATCGGCGACCTGGGTGCGTTCGTCCGCTCCCAGGGCGACGCCCATTTCGACGTCCTCGCCTCCGACGAGCGCCCGGACGTCACCGGGGTGATCCACGCCAAGGACTTCGCCGAGGTGCATCAGCTGCTGGAGCGCTTCTACCGGGTGATCCTGGTCGACACCGGCAACAACATGCGCGCCGAGAACTGGCTCGCGGCGGCCGAGGCCGCCGACCTGCTGGTGGTGACCAGCACCGTGCGCGAGGACACCGGCTACAGCGGGCTGTGGATGCTCGACGCGCTGCAGGACGCCGGCTACGCGAACCTGAAGTACAAGACGATCACGGTGCTGTCCGACCCGAGCGACAAGGTGGACCCCCGGCTCGCCCAGGACCTCACCCAGGTCTACGAGCAGCGCACCCGCGGGGTCTACCGGGTGCCCTACGACCCGGTGCTGGTCGCCGGCTCCGTGGTGCCCTACCACCAGCTCTCGGCGGAGACGACCCGGTCCTGGCTCCGCGCCTGCGCCGGGATGGCCGCCGCCCTCTGA
- the efp gene encoding elongation factor P translates to MATTNDLKNGMVLKLDGQLWQVVEFQHVKPGKGPAFVRTKIKNVESGKNVDKTFNAGTKVETATVDRRSYQYLYNDGTNYVFMDTETYEQFEVAPEIVGDAKHFLLENAEAILAMNEGRILFIELPASVELVITYTEPGVVGDSATGRTKPATVETGHEIQVPLFVEQGEKVKVDTRDSSYLGRVKG, encoded by the coding sequence ATGGCAACCACGAACGACCTCAAGAACGGCATGGTGCTCAAGCTGGACGGCCAGCTGTGGCAGGTGGTCGAGTTCCAGCACGTCAAGCCGGGCAAGGGGCCCGCGTTCGTGCGTACCAAGATCAAGAACGTCGAGTCGGGCAAGAACGTCGACAAGACCTTCAACGCCGGCACGAAGGTGGAGACCGCCACCGTCGACCGTCGCAGCTACCAGTACCTGTACAACGACGGCACGAACTACGTGTTCATGGACACCGAGACCTACGAGCAGTTCGAGGTCGCCCCGGAGATCGTCGGTGACGCGAAGCACTTCCTCCTGGAGAACGCCGAGGCGATCCTGGCGATGAACGAGGGCCGGATCCTCTTCATCGAGCTCCCCGCCTCGGTCGAGCTGGTGATCACCTACACCGAGCCCGGCGTCGTCGGCGACTCCGCCACCGGCCGCACCAAGCCCGCCACCGTCGAGACCGGCCACGAGATCCAGGTGCCGCTCTTCGTGGAGCAGGGCGAGAAGGTCAAGGTCGACACCCGCGACTCCTCCTACCTCGGCCGCGTGAAGGGCTGA
- a CDS encoding dihydrolipoyl dehydrogenase family protein, with protein MTQDSTVDVVVIGLGPGGEHLAAELARSGLEVVGVERRLVGGECPYYGCIPSKMMVRAAGTLAEARRVDGLAGAASLSPSWAPVAARIRDEATTDWDDRAAVDRLEAAGASLLRGTARLTGPGQVTVRTADGPRTLVARRGVVLNTGTEPATPPIEGLAGTPYWTNREAVRVTELPDRLAVVGGGAIGVEMAQAFARFGVAVSVIEAGPRILGPEEPEAADVVRRALRADGITVLEDVGVDRVEHAAGRFTVHAGGDSVVADALLVAAGRRSNLGDVGLETVGLDPAARFIDVDDRMRAGERLWAVGDITGKGAFTHLSMYQAGVAIRDILDQDGPAADYRAVSRVTFTDPEVGAVGWTERQARDAGRRVAVGVTDLADSSRGWLHGPGPDGTANAGVVKVVADLDRGVLLGGTTVGPSGGEMIGLLATAVHAGTPIDTLRSMHFAYPTFHRAIESALAALPDSARTP; from the coding sequence ATGACCCAGGACAGCACCGTCGACGTCGTCGTGATCGGGCTCGGGCCCGGCGGCGAGCACCTGGCCGCCGAGCTGGCCCGCTCCGGCCTGGAGGTGGTCGGCGTGGAGCGCCGCCTGGTGGGCGGCGAGTGTCCCTACTACGGCTGCATCCCGTCCAAGATGATGGTGCGCGCCGCCGGCACCCTCGCCGAGGCACGCCGCGTGGACGGTCTCGCCGGCGCCGCGTCCCTCAGCCCGTCCTGGGCCCCGGTCGCCGCACGCATCCGTGACGAGGCCACCACCGACTGGGACGACCGCGCCGCGGTGGATCGGCTCGAGGCGGCCGGAGCGAGCCTGCTGCGCGGCACCGCCCGACTCACCGGTCCGGGGCAGGTGACGGTGCGCACCGCCGACGGTCCGCGCACCCTCGTCGCCCGCCGGGGCGTGGTGCTCAACACCGGCACCGAGCCCGCGACGCCGCCGATCGAGGGACTGGCGGGGACGCCGTACTGGACCAACCGCGAGGCGGTGCGGGTCACCGAGCTCCCGGATCGCCTGGCTGTGGTCGGCGGTGGCGCGATCGGCGTGGAGATGGCCCAGGCCTTCGCCCGCTTCGGCGTGGCGGTCAGCGTGATCGAGGCCGGCCCCCGGATCCTCGGACCGGAGGAGCCGGAGGCCGCCGACGTGGTACGTCGTGCCCTGCGCGCGGACGGGATCACCGTGCTGGAGGACGTCGGGGTGGACCGGGTCGAGCACGCCGCCGGACGGTTCACCGTGCACGCCGGCGGCGACAGCGTCGTCGCCGACGCCCTCCTGGTGGCGGCCGGACGTCGCAGCAACCTGGGCGACGTCGGACTGGAGACGGTCGGACTCGACCCGGCCGCACGGTTCATCGACGTCGACGACCGGATGCGCGCCGGCGAGCGGCTCTGGGCGGTCGGCGACATCACCGGCAAGGGCGCCTTCACCCACCTCTCGATGTACCAGGCCGGGGTCGCGATCCGCGACATCCTGGATCAGGACGGACCGGCCGCCGACTACCGCGCGGTCAGCCGGGTGACCTTCACCGACCCGGAGGTGGGCGCCGTGGGGTGGACGGAGCGGCAGGCCCGCGACGCGGGTCGCCGGGTCGCCGTCGGCGTCACCGACCTGGCCGACTCCTCACGCGGCTGGCTGCACGGCCCCGGACCGGACGGCACCGCGAACGCCGGCGTGGTCAAGGTGGTCGCCGACCTGGACCGCGGCGTGCTGCTCGGCGGGACCACGGTGGGACCGTCGGGCGGCGAGATGATCGGACTGCTGGCGACCGCCGTTCACGCCGGGACCCCGATCGACACGCTGCGTTCGATGCACTTCGCCTACCCGACCTTCCACCGGGCGATCGAGTCCGCCCTGGCCGCGTTGCCCGACTCGGCACGCACACCCTAG
- a CDS encoding type II 3-dehydroquinate dehydratase, which translates to MSAVLVLNGPNLGRLGRRQPEIYGHTTHEDLARMCREWGSGLGLRVEVRQTNHEGELLDWLNTAADQETPVVLNAAAWTHYSLALYDACAQLVAPLVEVHISEPKQRPEQFRHTSYVEPHAAATISGQGIDGYRQALEFIAAAPAH; encoded by the coding sequence ATGAGTGCGGTGCTGGTGCTGAACGGTCCGAACCTGGGCCGGCTGGGTCGACGGCAGCCGGAGATCTACGGTCACACCACGCACGAGGACCTGGCCCGGATGTGCCGGGAGTGGGGCAGCGGACTCGGGCTCCGCGTCGAGGTGCGGCAGACCAACCACGAGGGCGAGCTGTTGGACTGGCTCAACACGGCCGCGGACCAGGAGACCCCGGTGGTGCTGAACGCCGCTGCCTGGACGCACTACTCGCTGGCCCTCTACGACGCCTGCGCCCAGCTCGTCGCCCCGCTGGTCGAGGTGCACATCTCCGAGCCGAAGCAGCGGCCGGAGCAGTTCCGGCACACCTCCTACGTCGAACCGCACGCGGCGGCCACGATCAGCGGCCAGGGCATCGACGGCTACCGGCAGGCGCTGGAATTCATCGCTGCCGCACCCGCCCACTAG
- the aroC gene encoding chorismate synthase, producing MLRWLTAGESHGPSLVAILEGLPAHVEVTTDDIADSLARRRLGYGRGARMKFEADEVRVVGGVRHGRTQGGPVAIEVGNTEWPKWEKVMAADPVDPVELEAMARNAPLTRPRPGHADLAGMQKYDFADARPILERASARETAARVALGRVASNFLAQATGASVVSHVLEIGGVRTPGTALPTIDDVAALDADPVRCFDADGSQRMVERIDAAHKEGDTLGGVVEVVVHGLPPGLGSHVHWDRRLDARLAGALMGIQAIKGVEVGDGFELAATPGSAAHDEIVPTVDGIRRVSGRSGGTEGGMTTGEVLRVRAAMKPIATVPRALRTVDLATGEEAVAHHQRSDVCAVPAAGIVAEAMVALVLADAVTEKFGGDALSEVRRNVNGYLDSLRYR from the coding sequence ATGTTGCGCTGGCTGACCGCGGGGGAGTCCCACGGACCTTCCCTCGTTGCGATCCTCGAAGGCCTCCCGGCCCACGTCGAGGTGACGACCGACGACATCGCCGACTCCCTGGCCCGCCGCCGTCTGGGCTACGGCCGAGGGGCCCGGATGAAGTTCGAGGCCGACGAGGTGCGCGTGGTCGGTGGCGTCCGCCACGGTCGCACCCAGGGCGGTCCGGTCGCGATCGAGGTCGGCAACACCGAGTGGCCGAAGTGGGAGAAGGTGATGGCCGCCGATCCGGTCGACCCCGTCGAGCTGGAGGCGATGGCGCGCAACGCCCCGCTGACCCGCCCCCGACCCGGCCACGCGGACCTGGCTGGGATGCAGAAGTACGACTTCGCCGACGCGCGCCCGATCCTGGAGCGGGCCTCGGCCCGGGAGACCGCGGCCCGGGTCGCACTCGGACGGGTGGCCAGCAACTTCCTTGCACAGGCCACCGGGGCGAGCGTCGTGTCGCACGTGCTGGAGATCGGCGGGGTGCGCACCCCCGGCACCGCGCTGCCGACCATCGACGACGTCGCTGCGCTCGACGCCGACCCGGTGCGCTGCTTCGACGCCGACGGCTCGCAGCGGATGGTGGAGCGGATCGACGCCGCGCACAAGGAGGGGGACACCCTGGGCGGCGTGGTCGAGGTGGTCGTGCACGGCCTGCCGCCCGGCCTCGGGTCGCACGTCCACTGGGACCGGCGCCTCGACGCGCGCCTGGCCGGCGCGCTGATGGGCATCCAGGCGATCAAGGGGGTCGAGGTCGGCGACGGGTTCGAGCTGGCCGCCACGCCGGGCTCCGCCGCCCACGACGAGATCGTGCCGACCGTCGACGGGATCCGCCGCGTCTCCGGCCGCTCCGGCGGCACCGAGGGTGGGATGACCACCGGAGAGGTGCTGCGGGTGCGTGCCGCGATGAAGCCCATCGCCACCGTCCCGCGGGCGCTGCGCACCGTCGATCTCGCCACCGGCGAGGAGGCCGTCGCCCACCACCAGCGCTCCGACGTGTGCGCGGTGCCCGCCGCCGGCATCGTGGCCGAGGCGATGGTGGCCCTGGTGCTCGCCGACGCGGTCACCGAGAAGTTCGGCGGCGACGCGCTCAGCGAGGTGCGCCGCAACGTGAACGGCTACCTGGACTCCCTGAGGTACCGCTGA
- a CDS encoding prepilin peptidase, which produces MTGIDWHLGAAVLGAVVGVVSGLAAPAVIRRLPEPPPDPAEDPDDFPAKVPYVELAGRRGLAAGCAVAGAAVGTALGAVLGWTPALAWLLAMLLPGLVLAVVDYVTWYLPSRLIWPTAAVVLAIEGVAALTRSDPRVLGLAALGFVLVGGYYGLLWLVSPRVMAFGDVRLGALLGLALGPFGLPTP; this is translated from the coding sequence GTGACCGGCATCGACTGGCACCTGGGGGCGGCCGTACTCGGCGCCGTGGTCGGCGTCGTCTCCGGCCTGGCCGCGCCCGCGGTGATCCGGAGGCTGCCGGAGCCGCCGCCGGACCCCGCCGAGGACCCGGACGACTTCCCGGCGAAGGTGCCCTACGTCGAGCTGGCCGGCAGACGCGGCCTGGCCGCGGGGTGCGCGGTGGCCGGCGCGGCGGTCGGCACCGCACTCGGTGCGGTGCTCGGCTGGACGCCGGCGCTGGCCTGGCTGCTGGCGATGCTGCTGCCGGGCCTGGTGCTGGCAGTGGTCGACTACGTGACCTGGTACCTGCCCAGCCGCCTGATCTGGCCCACCGCCGCTGTGGTGCTGGCCATCGAGGGGGTCGCGGCGCTGACCCGGTCCGATCCCCGGGTGCTGGGCCTGGCCGCGCTCGGGTTCGTCCTGGTCGGTGGCTACTACGGCCTGCTGTGGCTGGTCAGCCCGCGGGTGATGGCCTTCGGCGACGTCCGCCTCGGCGCGCTGCTCGGTCTGGCGCTGGGACCGTTCGGGCTGCCCACGCCCTGA
- a CDS encoding dihydroorotase, with protein MTDPTGTAPGTVLIKGASLLGEATADVLVAEGRIQEVGTTPGATSAADRTIDADGLVLLPGLVDLHTHLREPGREDAETVLTGSRAAAVGGFTAVLAMANTSPVTDTAEAAERVLDLGRAAGLVDVQPVGAVTKALAGAELAELGLMARSRARVRVFSDDGRCVHDARVMRRALEYVKTFGGVISQHSQDPALAGPTACCHEGELSGRLGLPGWPGVAEEVIVARDVMLARHTGSRVHVAHVSTAGSVEMIRWAKAQGIDVTAEVTPHHLLLTTDLLASENGGYDPTYKVNPPLRPVEDVEALRAALADGTIDAVATDHAPHARHDKEHAFVDAAFGMLGLETALPLVATVMVGSGLMDWAGVARVMSADPARIAGLSEHGRPLAVGEPANLTLVDPAATVTIDREDSVSLSRNNPWHGRALTGAVRATLLRGRPTVLEGALQ; from the coding sequence ATGACCGACCCGACCGGCACCGCACCGGGCACCGTGCTGATCAAGGGAGCCAGCCTGCTCGGCGAGGCCACCGCCGACGTCCTCGTCGCCGAGGGCCGGATCCAGGAGGTCGGTACGACGCCGGGCGCGACCTCCGCCGCCGACCGCACGATCGACGCCGACGGCCTGGTCCTGCTCCCCGGTCTGGTCGACCTGCACACGCACCTGCGCGAGCCGGGGCGCGAGGATGCCGAGACCGTGCTGACGGGCTCCCGCGCCGCAGCCGTGGGCGGCTTCACCGCCGTCCTCGCCATGGCCAACACCAGCCCGGTGACCGACACCGCCGAGGCCGCCGAGCGGGTCCTCGACCTGGGTCGTGCGGCCGGGCTGGTCGACGTGCAGCCGGTCGGTGCGGTGACCAAGGCGCTGGCCGGCGCCGAGCTGGCCGAGCTCGGCCTGATGGCGCGCTCCCGCGCCCGGGTCCGGGTCTTCTCCGACGACGGCAGGTGCGTCCACGACGCCCGGGTGATGCGCCGGGCGCTGGAGTACGTGAAGACCTTCGGCGGCGTGATCAGCCAGCACAGCCAGGACCCGGCGCTGGCCGGACCGACCGCCTGCTGCCACGAGGGCGAGCTCTCCGGCCGCCTCGGCCTGCCCGGATGGCCCGGTGTCGCCGAGGAGGTCATCGTGGCCCGCGACGTGATGCTCGCCCGGCACACCGGCAGCCGGGTGCACGTCGCGCACGTCTCCACCGCGGGCAGCGTGGAGATGATCCGCTGGGCGAAGGCGCAGGGCATCGACGTGACCGCCGAGGTCACCCCGCACCACCTGCTGCTCACCACGGACCTGCTCGCCTCGGAGAACGGCGGCTACGACCCGACGTACAAGGTGAACCCACCGCTGCGACCGGTGGAGGACGTGGAGGCGCTGCGCGCCGCGCTCGCCGACGGCACCATCGACGCCGTCGCCACCGACCACGCCCCGCACGCGCGGCACGACAAGGAGCACGCCTTCGTGGACGCCGCGTTCGGCATGCTCGGCCTGGAGACCGCGCTGCCGCTGGTCGCGACCGTGATGGTCGGGTCCGGGCTGATGGACTGGGCCGGTGTCGCCCGGGTGATGAGCGCGGACCCCGCCCGGATCGCCGGCCTGAGCGAGCACGGACGGCCGCTGGCCGTCGGTGAGCCGGCCAACCTCACCCTGGTGGACCCGGCCGCCACGGTGACCATCGACCGCGAGGACTCGGTGTCGCTGTCCCGCAACAACCCCTGGCACGGACGGGCGCTGACCGGCGCCGTCCGCGCCACCCTGCTGCGCGGCCGTCCGACCGTGCTGGAAGGAGCACTCCAGTGA
- a CDS encoding aspartate carbamoyltransferase catalytic subunit — protein MTRHLLSIDDLDAADIAEIFDTAAEMHDVQRRAVKKLPALRGRTVINLFFEDSTRTRSSFEIAGKWLSADVINLSAKGSSASKGESLRDTVLTVTAMGVDGLVVRHGASGAAHQISQWVDVPVVNAGDGMHEHPTQALLDAYTLTRRLGSLEGKHVAIVGDLTHSRVFRSNIKCLLALGASVTAVAPPTLMPAGAGEWAKSAGFATSYELDPVLPDADAVMMLRVQRERMSGGYFPTAREYTVGYGLTRDRLGLLGADTPILHPGPMNRGLEISADAADSVDRSVVLDQVSAGVAVRMSVLYHLLAGEETR, from the coding sequence ATGACCCGCCACCTGCTCAGCATCGACGACCTCGACGCCGCGGACATCGCCGAGATCTTCGACACCGCGGCCGAGATGCACGACGTCCAGCGGCGCGCCGTGAAGAAGCTCCCGGCGCTGCGCGGGCGCACCGTGATCAACCTCTTCTTCGAGGACTCCACCCGGACCCGCTCCAGCTTCGAGATCGCGGGCAAGTGGCTCTCCGCCGACGTGATCAACCTGTCCGCCAAGGGTAGCAGCGCGAGCAAGGGCGAGAGCCTGCGCGACACCGTGCTGACCGTGACCGCGATGGGGGTGGACGGCCTCGTGGTGCGGCACGGTGCCAGTGGCGCCGCGCACCAGATCAGCCAGTGGGTCGACGTACCGGTGGTCAATGCCGGCGACGGGATGCACGAGCACCCGACCCAGGCTCTGCTGGACGCCTACACCCTCACCCGGCGGCTCGGGTCCCTGGAGGGCAAGCACGTCGCCATCGTCGGCGACCTGACGCACAGCCGGGTCTTCCGCTCCAACATCAAGTGCCTGCTCGCGCTCGGTGCCTCGGTGACCGCGGTGGCCCCGCCCACGCTGATGCCCGCCGGCGCCGGCGAGTGGGCCAAGTCGGCCGGCTTCGCCACCTCCTACGAGCTGGACCCCGTGCTGCCCGACGCCGATGCGGTGATGATGCTGCGGGTGCAGCGCGAGCGGATGAGCGGCGGCTACTTCCCGACCGCCCGCGAGTACACCGTCGGCTACGGGCTCACCCGCGACCGACTCGGCCTGCTCGGTGCCGACACCCCGATCCTGCACCCCGGCCCGATGAACCGCGGCCTGGAGATCTCCGCCGACGCCGCCGACTCCGTGGACCGCTCGGTGGTCCTCGACCAGGTCTCGGCCGGTGTCGCCGTCCGCATGTCCGTGCTCTACCACCTGCTCGCCGGGGAGGAGACCCGATGA
- a CDS encoding shikimate kinase, whose protein sequence is MAGTAAGPLVVLIGPMGAGKSTVGALLAQRFAVACRDTDADVEQGTGRTIADLFVDEGEARFRALEQEAVAAAMDEHPGVLSLGGGSVLDPGTRARLGRYVDAGGTVVFLRVGLSDAVKRVGLGSSRPLLLGNVRGRIKTLLDERTPIYQACASHTVDTDGRDADAVAAEIEELIRR, encoded by the coding sequence GTGGCCGGCACGGCCGCCGGGCCGCTCGTCGTCCTGATCGGACCGATGGGCGCCGGCAAGTCGACGGTGGGTGCGCTGCTGGCGCAACGGTTCGCTGTCGCGTGCCGCGACACCGACGCCGACGTGGAGCAGGGGACCGGGCGCACCATCGCCGACCTGTTCGTCGACGAGGGCGAGGCGCGCTTCCGCGCCCTCGAGCAGGAGGCGGTGGCGGCCGCGATGGACGAGCACCCGGGCGTGCTCTCCCTCGGCGGCGGTTCGGTGCTGGACCCGGGCACCCGCGCCCGACTCGGCCGGTACGTCGACGCGGGCGGCACGGTCGTCTTCCTCCGGGTCGGGCTCTCCGACGCGGTCAAGCGGGTCGGCCTCGGCTCCTCCCGGCCGCTGCTCCTGGGCAACGTGCGGGGACGGATCAAGACGCTGCTCGACGAGCGCACACCGATCTACCAGGCCTGCGCCTCCCACACCGTCGACACCGACGGCCGCGACGCCGACGCGGTCGCTGCCGAGATCGAGGAGCTGATCCGCCGATGA
- the aroB gene encoding 3-dehydroquinate synthase, with amino-acid sequence MTATAPTTIRVRTAAPYDVVVGHGVLDRLRDLIPSGAQRVAIVCPESLEDLLDPFADLLDDYDVVVLQVPDGEEAKSAEVASACWDGLGEEGFTRSDVVVTLGGGTTTDLGGFVAATWLRGVAVVHVPTTVLAMVDAAVGGKTGINTDAGKNLVGSFHEPAGVLCDLALLASLPRVDLVAGLAEVIKCGFIGDPEILRIVEETDPAAITADSPALAELIERGIRVKAEVVAGDLKETAGTTSVGHPGREALNYGHTLAHAIERASGYTVRHGEAVAIGCVYVAELARRTGDLDPALVERHRTVLSRVGLPTSYDGAATFEELLAAMRVDKKARGSLIRFVVLDGLASPVSLAGPSEEHLRAAFEAVLDR; translated from the coding sequence ATGACCGCCACCGCGCCCACCACGATCCGCGTACGGACCGCCGCGCCCTACGACGTGGTGGTCGGACACGGGGTGCTCGACCGACTGCGGGACCTGATCCCGTCCGGCGCCCAGCGGGTGGCGATCGTCTGCCCGGAGTCGCTGGAGGACCTGCTCGACCCGTTCGCCGACCTGCTCGACGACTACGACGTGGTCGTCCTCCAGGTCCCCGACGGTGAGGAGGCGAAGTCCGCCGAGGTGGCCTCGGCCTGCTGGGACGGCCTCGGCGAGGAGGGGTTCACCCGGTCCGACGTGGTGGTCACCCTCGGCGGTGGCACCACCACCGACCTGGGCGGTTTCGTGGCGGCGACCTGGCTGCGCGGTGTCGCGGTCGTGCACGTGCCGACCACGGTGCTGGCGATGGTCGACGCCGCCGTCGGCGGGAAGACCGGGATCAACACCGACGCCGGCAAGAACCTGGTGGGTTCCTTCCACGAGCCGGCCGGCGTGCTGTGCGACCTCGCGCTGCTCGCCTCGCTGCCCCGGGTCGACCTGGTCGCCGGGCTCGCCGAGGTGATCAAGTGCGGCTTCATCGGGGACCCCGAGATCCTGCGGATCGTCGAGGAGACGGACCCCGCCGCCATCACCGCCGACTCCCCGGCGCTCGCCGAGCTGATCGAGCGCGGCATCCGGGTGAAGGCCGAGGTCGTGGCCGGGGACCTGAAGGAGACCGCCGGCACCACCAGCGTCGGGCACCCGGGTCGCGAGGCGCTCAACTACGGCCACACGCTGGCGCACGCGATCGAGCGGGCCAGCGGCTACACGGTGCGCCACGGCGAGGCCGTCGCGATCGGCTGCGTCTACGTGGCCGAGCTCGCCCGCCGCACCGGCGACCTGGACCCGGCGCTCGTCGAGCGCCACCGCACGGTCCTGTCCCGGGTCGGCCTGCCGACGTCGTACGACGGCGCCGCGACGTTCGAGGAGCTGCTGGCCGCGATGCGGGTGGACAAGAAGGCCCGCGGCTCGCTGATCCGTTTCGTGGTGCTGGACGGCCTCGCCTCGCCGGTCTCGCTGGCCGGGCCGAGCGAGGAGCACCTGCGGGCGGCCTTCGAGGCGGTGCTGGACCGATGA